TGAAATTAATTATAATGTTTTTAAAAATTATTTACGTTCATGTATAAAGAGTAATGTATTTTTTTTGTTTTTTTTTCTTTTTTTAAGATCCAATTATTAGGAGGTGTAATTAATTTATTTAGTGTGTTTTCTTGTTCAATATAAATTAATGCATTATTTTTTAACCAATTATTTTTTATTAAAAGAGCAATTGTTTGTTTTAGCAATGTTGTTTTAAAAGGTGGATCTAGAAATATTATATCATAGGATTTATTTGGTTTTTTCAACCATTGGATAGTATTAGCGCGGATGACATGTACGTTAGTTATAGATAGTTTTATAAGTATTTTTTTTAAAAAAAATATGGCTTTTTTTTGTATCTCTATGCATGTAGAAGATAATGCGTAACGTGAAACAGCTTCTATTCCTAATGCCCCGCTACCGGAAAAACAATCTAAACAATGAGATTTTTTAATTTTTTCATTGCTAATCCAATTAAAAAGCGTTTCACGTATGTAATTAGTAGTCGGACGTAAATTTTTTGTATTTATTATAGGTATTCGAGAATTTTTGTATTTTCCGCTAATTATTTGAATTGAAGTAATTTTTGATTTTTTTTTAAGTATTTTCATTATTTTAAGATGTTTGTTTGTTATATTATATAATATTTAAGTTACTTTCCATGTATTTTGTTAATTAATGTTTTTTTAATGTTTTATTTAAAATTTTAATTAATTATATCAAAATAGGAATCCTAATTAAATGTTTAAAAAAAGAGTTTTTTCATGGTTTGGTTTTAAAAAAAATAAAACAAAGATTAATGATTTAGACGATCACATTAAAAAAAATAATCAGGATAATCTATCTCAAAAAAAATGTAATAATATTTGTTCTCAGGATAGTATAGCAAAAAGTACGAAAAGTGATTGTTGTTCAGAGAACGTCGCTAATTCGTCTGCAGTAAATGAAAGTCATAGTAGTTCTTTGATGAAATTAAAGTTAAAACAACACGTTAGTCATGTTAACAATAAAAATAGTTTTTTATTAACTTTAACTACAAAATTAGTGAGAACTAAAGAAGCTTTTAGCATTAAACTAAAAAATTTATTTTTTAAAAAGAAAACATACAACTCATTGTTGGATGATATAGAAGAGCAATTGTTAGTTTCTGATATAGGTGTGCGTACTACACGTGAATTAGTAGATAGTTTAATTAAAGTTTCTACTCAGCATGAGCTTAAAAATTTAAATTTAATTATTGAAATTTTAAAAAGTAAAATGAAAAAAATTTTAAACAAAGTTGAAGGCCCGTTAAATATTAATTATAAAAATTTGTTTGTTATTTTAGTTGTAGGTGTAAATGGTGTAGGAAAAACTACTTTAATTGGAAAATTAGCTAAAAATTATAAAAAGAAAGGAAAATCGGTAATATTAGCAGCTGGTGATACATTTAGAGCAGCAGCTATTGATCAGTTGAAACTTTGGGGAGAAATAAATTCTGTATCAGTCATAACTAGGGAAATTGGGTCAGATCCGGCTTCAGTGGTGTATGATGCAATTAAGATTGCAAAGTTGAAGTGCATTGATATTTTAATAATTGATACTGCTGGAAGATTACATAACAAAAATAATTTAATGGAAGAACTAAAAAAAATAAAAAGAGTAATACATAAAATAGATTCAACTATTTCTCAAGAAACTATGTTGGTATTGGATGCGTGTATCGGTCAAAATTCAATTAAACAGGTAAAAATTTTTCATGAATCATTGAATGTAACTGGATTAGTTATTACAAAGTTAGATAGTACAGCAAAAGGAGGTGTAATATTTTCTATTGCGCAAGAATTTTTAATTCCTGTTCGATATATTAGTTTTGGTGAGGATTTTGAAGATATTCAAGTTTTTAATAGCAACATTTTTGTTAACGCAATTTTAAGTAACAATACTTTAAAGTAATTATTATATTTGTAAACAAAGTATTTTTGTTTCAAGAAAAAATGTGATTTAGATATAAATATAAATATACGTTGGATTTTTTATGTTTTTAAAGTACTATATATAAGTAGAATTTTGTTCTATAAAAATAAAACTTTGTATGAATATTGAGTAGCAAAAATGATAAAAGTAGAAACAAAAACTTTGCCAGCTATTTCATTAGGTAATTTAGATTCGTATATTAGAGAAGCTAATTCATGGCCGATGTTGTCCTCTCAAGAAGAAAAATATCTTTCTGAAAAATTATTTTATCATGGTGATTTGAATGCAGCTAAAACGTTAATTTTATCTCATCTTCGGTTTGTAATTCATGTATCACGAAATTATTCAGGATATGGTTTATTACAAGCAGATTTGATTCAGGAAGGTAATATTGGTTTAATGAAAGCAGTTCGAAGATTTAATCCAAAAATTGGAGTTCGCTTAGTATCTTTTGCTGTGCATTGGATTAAATCTGAAATACATGAATATGTATTGAGAAATTGGCGAATTGTAAAAGTTGCTACGACTAAGTCGCAAAGAAAATTATTTTTTAATCTTAGAAAAACAAAACAAAGATTGGGATGGTTTAATGATCATGAATTAGAATTAGTAGCACAAGAATTAGGAGTAAAAAGGGAGGATGTAAGGGAAATGGAATCTCGAATGTCTGCACAAGATATTGCTTTGCATCATGTTCCCGACAATTTTCGTGAAGAACAAAATTTTTCATATACAATTCCATATTTAAAAGATAGTTTATCAGATTTTGCTAACCATGTTGAAGAAGATAATTGGGAAGCACACAAAACTAATAAATTAAGTAATGCTCTTTCTAGTTTAGATGAGCGAAGTCGTAATATTATTCATGCACGATGGTTAGATGATAGTGACCATAAGATGACGTTACGTGAGATTGCTCATAATTATGGTATATCTGCAGAAAGAGTTCGTCAATTAGAGAAAAATGCAATGAAGAAATTAAAAGTTGCTATAGAAACATGAATTTTTTAACATTACATTTTTAATTTTAACTCAATTAGATATATTTTTTTAAATTAATGTATAAGTTAATTTATATATTATTATATTTAATGTAGTATTATTCTACAGTGACTGATTTAGCTAAATTCCTTGGTTTGTCAATATTTTTTCCTTTTATTAAAGCAACGTAATATGCTAGCAATTGCAAAGGAATTACATAAATAATTGGTGATAGCAGAATTCCATCATAAGGAAGTCGTATAACGTTAGTGTTATCGTTAAATTTTGTAAGGTTATCTGAAAAAATATGTAATACCCCCCCTCTAGTGCGTATTTCTGAAATATTTAGTTTTATTTTATCGATTAAATTGTCATTTGGAGCGATTACGATAATTTGAGTAGATGAATCAACTAAAGCTAGTGGTCCATGTTTTAATTCTCCAGCAGCATATGCTTCTGCATGAGTGTATGAAATTTCTTTTAATTTTAAAGCACCTTCCATAGCAATGGGATAATTATGTCCTCTACCTATAAAAATGATATTATTTTTATCGGATAATTCTTTAGCTAAAGAATATATTAAACTATCGCATTTTAAAACGTTTTTAGTGATTTCAGGTAGTAAACGAAGAGTCTTAGCTACTTTATTTTCTATTTTTTCATCGTTTGTTTTTAGATTATTTATTTTTGCTGCTATCATTAATAGTATAGTTAATTGGGTTGTAAACGATTTCGTAGATGCTACCCCGATTTCTATACCTGCGTTGGTTAATATAGAAAAATTAGACTCATATACTAAAGAAGAACTAGAAGAATTGCATATTACTAGAGATCCTAAATATTCATGTTTTTTTGAATTTCTTAATGCTGTTAGAGAGTCTGCAGTTTCTCCAGATTGTGATAAGATTAAAAGTAAACTATTTTTCTTTACTATAAATTTTCTATGGCAAAATTCAGAAGCAATTTCTACATTACAAGATATTTTGGATAATGATTCAAACCAATATTTTGATACCATTCCAGCGTTGTAAGACGTCCCGCATGCTATTATATCAATATGTTCTATTTTTAATAATAATGCATGAGCGTTGTTGTTTAATTCGGAAAACTGTATTTTTTCATTTTTAGTAATTCTATTTCGAATTGCATTTTTAATTGCATAAGGTTGTTCGTATATTTCTTTTTTCATGTAATGTTGGTAGTGTCCTTTTGTTATAGAATCATTTTGAATGTTTGATATTACTATTGGTCTATGTACTAAAATACTGTTTTTGTTAAAAATAGTAATTTTTTTGTGAGATAATATAGCGATATCACCTTCATTTAGGTAGATAAATTTTTTAGTTATTTTTAGTAAAGATAATTGATCAGAAGATATGAAATTTTCTTGTTTTCCTAATCCAATTAATAAAGGACTTCCAGATCGAATAGCAATTAGAATATTTGGATGATAGCGATCCATAATTACCATGCTATAACTTCCAGTTAATTTCAAAATTACAGTTTGAATAGTTTTGAGCAAACTTTTATTGTTTTTATTTTGTTCATAGTGAATAAGATGCGCAATTACTTCTGTATCAGTATCTGATGTAAAGATATAACCATTTTTTTGTAATTTGGTTTTTATATTTAGATAATTTTCGATAATTCCATTATGAACGATAGCAATGTTTTTAGAGACATGCGGATGAGCATTTTTTTTTAATGCTAATCCGTGTGTTGCCCATCTGGTGTGTGCTATGCCGATGTTCCCTATTAACTGTTTAGTTTTATGAATTAAATTAATTATATTTTTAATTTTCCCTTGTGATCTTAGACGTATTATTTCTTTTTTTTTATTTATAATAGCCAGTCCTGAAGAGTCATATCCTCTATATTCTAGACGTTTCATTCCTTCTATTAGGATGTTTGTTACATTTTTTTTTGAAATCGCAGAAATTATTCCACACATATTGACGTGTGCTCCAACATGTTAAACTATGTTTTTTGTTATGTGATTTTAATAAGTAAATAAAATAATATTAGTATTATACATTTCACAGTTTTTTATGTATTTGTTTTTTTTCATTATAAACTAAGCTAGGTTCATGAATGTTTTTCATAACAGTTGTTCCTGCTGCAATAATTGTTCCTTTTTTAATATTAATAGGGGCAATTAATTGTGTACTAGATCCAATAAAAACGTTATCTCCAATGATAGTATCTAATTTTTTTTTTCCATTGTAGTTACAAGTAACAGTACCTGCTCCTATATTTACTTTTTGGCCAATTTGAGAGTTTCCTAAATAACTTAAATGTTTAGCTTTAGAATAGCTTCCTAATGTTGTTTTTTTTATTTCTACAAAATTTCCTACGTGTGTATTGTTTTTTAATACAGTTCCATGCTGAAGGTGTGTAAAAGGTCCAACAATACATTTGTTAGATATAATTGTTTTTTCAATGATACTATAGGCTTTAATAGTGCAGTTATTACCTATAGTACTATTTTTTATAATGCAACCTGGTTCAATTATTACTGAGTTTCCTATTTTTACAGATCCTTCTAGAATTACTCCATGATCAATTTTTATATTTTTCCCGTGTTTTAGTGTACCTCGTAAACTAAAATTAGATGGATTATAAATCATAATTCCAGATAATAGCAAAAGTTTAGCTTGTTGTTTTTGATATATTTTTTCTGCACGAACTAGTTGCAATAGATTGTTAATACCTTGTATTTCATCATTTTTTTCAGGACGAACAGAATTAATTTTATGATTGTCTTTATTAGCTAATGATATTATATCTGTTATATAGTATTCATTTTGATTATTTTTAGCATGAATTTGAAATATCCATTTTTTTAAGTTTGTTGAGGATACAATTAATATTCCTGAATTTACTTCTTTTATATTTAGTTGTTCATCAGTTGCATCTTTATATTCTATTATTTTAACAATTTTTTTATTTTTTCTGATGATTCGTCCATATTCTTCTGGATTATTTAATTTCGCAGTTAATAAAGTAATAGTAGAATTTTTCTTCTTTAGTAGCATTTTTTGTATGGAATTTTTTGATATTAAAGGTACATCTCCATATAAAATAAGTATATTTTCATGGTCTTTGTAATTATTTATGATTTGGCTAATTGCATTTCCAGTACCTAATATTTTTTTTTGTTTGATCCAAGTAATTGAGTTATTTTTGTTTTTAATTTTAAATTTTTTATATTGTTTATTGTAAATTACAGTGATTGTTTTAGGACAAAGTGATTGTGCTAGATTTATTACATGTTCAAGAATTGGTTTTCCTCCTAATAGATGTAGTAGTTTAGGATGATCAAATTGCATTCTAGTTCCTTTTCCAGCAGCTAAGATAATTATGTTGAGAGTATGGTTATTCATAATTTTATATTTTATTAGTTCATAATTTATAGTGTATTACGTTTTATGTATTAAAATACTAATTGATACAGTATTTAAAATTTTAATTTTCGTAAAAAATTTAGTATTAGTAAAATAATATTCATTTTAATGATTTTCAAATGTTAAATGTAATAATTTATATTATTAAGTAGATAAAATTAGTACATGTATTATTACTAAATAGTATTGTAAAATATTTATAATTGTTTTGTTGAATTTATAATTTAAAATAGTATAAAGTTTTTTAGATGTATTATATGGGAGAATTAATTTATGTACTATATCGTTGCATCAGATTTAGATGGAACTTTATTATCTCCTCAATTTTATTTAACAGAATATACAAAAAAAATTATTAAACGGTTAGTAAATAAAGGTATTTATTTTGTAATTGCTACTGGACGACATTATAATGAAGCTAAAGAAATTCAAAAAATGCTGAATGTTCCTGTCTTTTTAATTACTTCTAATGGTGCTAGAATTTATGATTTAAATAAAAAATTAATATATAGTTGTGATATAGAGCAAAAAGTAGTGAAAGAGTTATTACAAAAATGTTTACTTAATCACGATATATTAATTCAATTATATTCTCATAATAATTGGTATGTTAGTAACAATAATTATTCAGCATCATCTTTATATGTATCTTTCTCATTCAGGAGTAAAATTTTTGAATTTAAAACTATAATTAAAAAAAAAATTAGTAAAATATTTTTTACATGTAAAAATGTAAAAAAATTATTATGTTTGGAAAAATATATAATTAGTCATTGGGGAAAATATGTTAATGTTAGTTTTTCTTTTTTAAATTGTTTAGAAATTATGTCTAAAACGGTATCTAAAGGGAATTCATTACAATTAATAGCTAACATGTTAGGTTTATCAATTAAAAATTGTATTTCATTTGGTGATGGTATGAATGATAAAGAAATGTTAGACATGTCTGGAAAAGGTTGTATGATGGATAATAGTCATTATTTATTGAAAAAAAGTTTACCTAATTTGGAAATAATTGGGAGTAATAAATTTGATTCTGTAGCTATGTACTTAAATAAGATTTATTTTAAAAAATAATATTTTAGATGTAACTAGGAAATGTTAGTAGTTATTTATGATTAATACAAATTAGGTTATATGTTTAGTTTTGATAAGTTAATTTTAGATTTCAGTACTACTATATTATTTCAATTGTTTAAGATGATACTTTGTATAAGTCAATTAATGTTATCTTAAGCAATAAATAATTTTATACAGGATTTATATTATAATGATTAATAATCATACATTAGGTTTTCCAAGAATTGGTTTGTTTCGAGAATTAAAAGTCGCGCAGGAAAAATATTGGTCTAGAAAAATATCTAAAGAAGAATTGTTTTCAGTAGGAAAAACCTTAAGGGTTAGACATTGGCAGCAGCAGAAAGAATTGGGGATTAATTATATTCCTGTAGGAGACTTTTCTTGGTATGATCATGTGTTAGGAACGAGCATGTTGTTAGGAAATATACCTAAACGACATAAAAATGGCAATGATTTAGTAACCTTAGATACTTTATTTCGTGTTGCTAGAGGTGTAGCTCCTACTGGCGCATCTGTTTCTGCATCTGAAATGACTAAATGGTTTAATACTAATTATCATTATATTGTTCCTGAATTTAGTATTAAATCTGAATTTTGTTTTTCGTGGAGACAAATATTAGATGAAATTGATGAAGCACTATTATTAGGACATCAAGTTAAACCTGTGATTTTAGGACCTTTAACGTATCTATGGCTTGGAAAAGTAAAAGGAAAAAAGTTTGATCGATTGAATTTACTTAAAGAAATACTTCCTGTATATAAATATCTTTTATCAGAAATTAATGATAGAAACATTTCTTGGGTTCAAATTGACGAACCTATTTTAACATTAGAATTACCAGAAAAATGGAAAAATGCTTTTCGTTTTGCATATCAAAGTTTGTATGGATACAATAGTTTGTTATTAACAACATATTTTGGATCTGTTCAACATAATTTTTCTTTGATTTGCGAATTACCGATTCAAGGAGTACATTTAGATTTAGTTCATGGTAAATATGATTTAGTATTTTTAAATTCTTTTATTCCTGAAAAATGGTTAATATCTTTAGGAATAATTAATGGAAAAAATATTTGGAAAGCTGATTTAGTTATGTGGTTTAAAAGATTGCAGTTGTTTTCAAAATTACGTCATTCTTTATGGATTGGTACTTCTTGTTCGCTTTTACATGTTCCTATCGACCTTAAACTTGAGAATAAAATAAGTTCAGAAGTTAGGAGTTGGTTTTCGTTTGCGTTACAGAAGTGTCAAGAGTTAACATTATTACGTGATGCGTTGAATAATAGTAATACAGTTACAGAAGATATTAGAGTATGGAGTCAACCTATTCATTCTCGAAAGAAATCAGCTATAGTACATAATGTTGATGTAAAAGAACGCCTAAAATCAATTACATCGAATGATTTTAAACGAAATAATGTATTTTCAGTTCGGAAACAAAAACAACATAAGAATTTAAAATTACCAATTTTACCTACTACTACTATTGGTTCATTTCCTCAGACTGCAGATATTAGAAAAGCTCGATTTGATTTTAAAAAAGGAAATATCAATCACGACCAGTATAATACATTTATTTCAAAACATATTCAAAATGCTATTCTTAAACAAGAAAAATTAGGCATTGATGTATTAGTGCATGGTGAATTTGAACGTAATGATATGGTAGAATATTTTGGTGAACATTTAAATGGCTTTGTTTTTACTGAATTTGGTTGGGTACAAAGTTATGGTTCTAGATGTGTAAAACCACCAATAATTATTGGTGATGTTAGTCGTTCCAAACCTATTAGCTTAGATTGGATTAAATATGCTCAAACATTGACAAGTAAGCCAGTTAAGGGAATGTTAACTGGGCCTGTTACAATTTTGCTATGGTCATTTGTTCGAGAAGATTTATCTAAAAAAATAATATCAAGACAAATTGCATTAGCTTTGCGTGACGAGGTATTAGATTTAGAACAGTCTGGAGTAAAAATTATTCAAATTGATGAACCTGCTTTGAGAGAAGGACTTCCACTTCGTTTGAGTTTAAGAAACGAATATTTATCTTGGGCAGTAGATTCATTTAAGTTAAGTTCTTCTGGTGTTTGTGACGAAACTCAAATTCACACTCATATGTGTTACTGTGAATTTAATGATATTATGAATGCTATTGTATTATTAGATGCTGATGTAATTACTATTGAAACGTCGCGTTCAGACATGGAGTTGCTAGAATTTTTTAAAGAATTTAAATATCCAAATGATATTGGTCCTGGTGTATATGATATTCATTCTCCTAACATACCTAGTATAGAGTGGATAATGACGTTGTTGCGTCAAGCAATGCATTATATACCTGTAAAACGTTTATGGGTGAATCCAGATTGTGGTTTAAAAACTAGAACTTGGGATGAAACTTATTATTCTTTAGAAAATATGGTGCGTGCTGCAAAAATTCTTAGGAAGAAGTTATAACTTTCAATCATAATTTTTGTGTATTATATTGTAAAACGATGTTATAAATATATATAGCATCGTTTTTAATATATTATAATTGGCATTATATGTATTTATTAAATTATATGTGTTTTTTTAGAGTATTTAATAGTATATTATATACTATAAGATTAATGTTTAAATTTGTTTATGATTATATTATCAAATTAGTTTTTAAAATTTTGAAGTTTTCATTATTTTTTTTTTGATTATATTTGTTTTATTGTAGTTTTTATAATTTACTTGGGTATTTCGGTAAGATTTTGTGTTGCGTATTATTAATAATAATATTTAAAATATATAGTGTTTTTATTTTATTGATTTTTAGATATTAATTAATATTACAAAATTAAAGTACTAAAAAAATAAAGTTTAGTTTTTTATTAATTGAATTATTTTGAATGATATCAGTGTGCTTATGAGTATTATTTTTTGTTCTCTAAGAAATTAAATTTATAAATTACGGATTTTATTTTTGAGATTTTGTTAGAAATTTATTTATGTTTATTTTTTAAATAGTGTTGTTTAGTCTAGATTTTTTTTGAATTAATTTTATTTTACTTTGAAATTTTTAATGATATAAGAGATAATTTGGATATAATTATTATATTTTTTAGAAATAATATTGGTTTTGAAATTATATTCATAGGTTATTTTTAGGATTTATTAGTATAGGTATTAAAATTTTTTGTGTATTATGTTATTTAAACAAGTTTTTTATAAATAGAATTGTTTAGTAAAGTCGAAGTTTTATATGATATAAAAATTAATGATAAATTTTTTTTGATTTTATTTGAAATTTTTATACAATTCTGTATTGATTTTTAATTTTTTGAGTTAGTGTTTTAGTATGTTTTTATATTAGCATCGACTTTTTTAGTTTTAGTAATATTTTTTATGTTAAACAATTTTAGTATAGATGTTAGAACGCTTTTAAAAATTTTGAATTCATTAATACATTTTTGAAATAGATATTAATTTTTGCAGCGTAATTTTGAGAATTTGAAATTATTAATTTTATTAGTTTTATTAGCTTATGTGTTTCAAAAAGAATGATTTTGAAATTTATAAAAATTTAATGATGTTTGGTTTTCTTTTATGTGTATTAATAAGTTTTTTTATATATAGTAAGTTAATTTTATAATTTATATGATAAAACGTGTATTATAGCAGATATGTTTTTTTGTTTGAAATAATTTAATGAATTATTGAATTATAGTTTAAGTACAAATGTTATTTTGTGTTAAGTTTTTTATTAAAAATTTATTAACAATTAAAATTTAAAGTTTAAAATTTATCTTTAATATTTCTTGTTAATATATACGTTCTATTTTAGTGTTTAAAATATCTTTGTTTAGTAAAGATCATGGAAATGTTATATTTATTAGCTGACATTATAATTTCATTATCTCGAATTGACCCCCCTGGTTGAACAATACATGTTATTCCTGATTTAGATATTAAATCAATGCTATCTGAAAATGGAAAAAATGCATCTGAAGCTAATGTTGTATGATTTAAAGAAATATTATTATTGTTTGCTTTATAAATTGCGATTTTTGTTGCGTCTATTCGACTAGTTTGTCCTGATCCGATACTTATCGTAATTTGGTTTTTAATTAATACTATAGAATTAGATTTTAAATGTTTTACTACTCGTAAAGCAAATTTTGCGTCATTTATTTCTTGTTCGTTTGGACGTTTTTTACTAACTATATCCCATTGATTTATATTAATAATACTATTTGTGTTACTTTGTACTAAGATATCTCCATATATAGATTTAATGTCTATATTGTAATTCAGATAATTGTAGTTTGGATCATATTTTATGATTCTTAAGTTGGGTTTTTTATCGAAAATTTTTTTTGCTTCTTGCGTGAAATCAGGTGCTAAAATTATTTCTGAGAATTGTGTTTTAATAATTTTTCTAGCTGTTACGTCGTTTAATTTTTGATTAAATACAATTATACCTCCGAAAGCTGAAATTGGATCTGTTTCGTATGCTAATTTATAAGCTTGATCATTATTTTTTGCTGTTGCAACTCCGCAAGGATTTCCATGTTTTATAATAGCGCAAGTAGTTTTGTTAAACTCGTGAATACAAGATAATGCTAAATGAATATCAGAAAGATTATTATATGATAAAATTTTTCCTTGTAATTGTTTAATTTTCATTCTTCCAGATGTATTTTTTGAAGTGTTTGTATACCATGATGCTTGCTGTTGTTTGTTTTCGCCATAGCAAAGATCTTGTTTTTTTTTAAAATTAATTGTTAAATGTGATGGTAGTAACGTTTGTAATTGAGTATTTTTGGGTACAGTTTTATTTTTTTTAGATAAATATTGATAAATGTTATTATCGTAATTCATAGTATGTTTAAAAGCTATAGTTGCAAATTTTAGTTTTGTTGTTTCGGAAATAATGTTGTTATTTAAATTCATTTCATTGACGATGGATTGGTATAAATTAGGTTGCGTGACTACAAGAACGTTTTTATAATTTTTTGCTGCTGCTCGAACTATGGCAGGTCCACCAATATCAATATGTTCTATTATGTCATTTAAATGTAAGTTCGTATTATTTGAAGCTTCTTCAAATGGGTAAAAATTGATTACAACTATATCCATTAATATAATATTATATTTTTCTATTGTTTTTTTATCATGTTTTGGTTGTGCTAATATGCTAGCATATATTTTATGATGTAAAGTTTTTATTCTTCCATTCATAATT
Above is a window of Buchnera aphidicola str. Bp (Baizongia pistaciae) DNA encoding:
- the metE gene encoding 5-methyltetrahydropteroyltriglutamate--homocysteine S-methyltransferase; amino-acid sequence: MMINNHTLGFPRIGLFRELKVAQEKYWSRKISKEELFSVGKTLRVRHWQQQKELGINYIPVGDFSWYDHVLGTSMLLGNIPKRHKNGNDLVTLDTLFRVARGVAPTGASVSASEMTKWFNTNYHYIVPEFSIKSEFCFSWRQILDEIDEALLLGHQVKPVILGPLTYLWLGKVKGKKFDRLNLLKEILPVYKYLLSEINDRNISWVQIDEPILTLELPEKWKNAFRFAYQSLYGYNSLLLTTYFGSVQHNFSLICELPIQGVHLDLVHGKYDLVFLNSFIPEKWLISLGIINGKNIWKADLVMWFKRLQLFSKLRHSLWIGTSCSLLHVPIDLKLENKISSEVRSWFSFALQKCQELTLLRDALNNSNTVTEDIRVWSQPIHSRKKSAIVHNVDVKERLKSITSNDFKRNNVFSVRKQKQHKNLKLPILPTTTIGSFPQTADIRKARFDFKKGNINHDQYNTFISKHIQNAILKQEKLGIDVLVHGEFERNDMVEYFGEHLNGFVFTEFGWVQSYGSRCVKPPIIIGDVSRSKPISLDWIKYAQTLTSKPVKGMLTGPVTILLWSFVREDLSKKIISRQIALALRDEVLDLEQSGVKIIQIDEPALREGLPLRLSLRNEYLSWAVDSFKLSSSGVCDETQIHTHMCYCEFNDIMNAIVLLDADVITIETSRSDMELLEFFKEFKYPNDIGPGVYDIHSPNIPSIEWIMTLLRQAMHYIPVKRLWVNPDCGLKTRTWDETYYSLENMVRAAKILRKKL
- the purH gene encoding bifunctional phosphoribosylaminoimidazolecarboxamide formyltransferase/IMP cyclohydrolase yields the protein MTNRNVIKNVLISVSDTSNIIEFSKSLISKNIKLFATKGTANFLKKNNIYATDITNYTNFPEIMNGRIKTLHHKIYASILAQPKHDKKTIEKYNIILMDIVVINFYPFEEASNNTNLHLNDIIEHIDIGGPAIVRAAAKNYKNVLVVTQPNLYQSIVNEMNLNNNIISETTKLKFATIAFKHTMNYDNNIYQYLSKKNKTVPKNTQLQTLLPSHLTINFKKKQDLCYGENKQQQASWYTNTSKNTSGRMKIKQLQGKILSYNNLSDIHLALSCIHEFNKTTCAIIKHGNPCGVATAKNNDQAYKLAYETDPISAFGGIIVFNQKLNDVTARKIIKTQFSEIILAPDFTQEAKKIFDKKPNLRIIKYDPNYNYLNYNIDIKSIYGDILVQSNTNSIININQWDIVSKKRPNEQEINDAKFALRVVKHLKSNSIVLIKNQITISIGSGQTSRIDATKIAIYKANNNNISLNHTTLASDAFFPFSDSIDLISKSGITCIVQPGGSIRDNEIIMSANKYNISMIFTKQRYFKH